The following proteins are encoded in a genomic region of Hippopotamus amphibius kiboko isolate mHipAmp2 chromosome 8, mHipAmp2.hap2, whole genome shotgun sequence:
- the MDH1B gene encoding putative malate dehydrogenase 1B isoform X1 — protein sequence MAKFVLAGRADCPYYAKAELVADYLQKNLPDFRIHKITQHPDVWEEWLKDLCKKNKWSHKNSPIIWRELLDRGGKGLLLGGYNEFLEHAQLYYGVTSSMTTELMKTVAQENLGTHIEKELEKEALKGLINSLQVWITSASAPACYNLIPILTSGEVFGPHTEISINLFDSKQAEEKLTSLVEEAQDLASPLLRSVSVCTREEEAFRQAHVIIVLDDHVEKEVYSLEDCIRSRAPLCQLYGTLIERNARDSARIIVGGKTFVNLKTALLMRYAPNFAHNIIAVALGVEGKAKAALARKLKTTPSRIKDVIIWGNISGNNYIDLRKAKVYRYESAIWGPPDYSRPVLSLIFDREWVTREFVVSLKKLTSTGRRFGGILAAHSIATTLKYWFYGSPPGEIVSLGVLSEGQFGIPEGIVFSMPVKFENGTWVVLTDLEDIEISEQIMTRMTSDLIQEKLVALGELVDFQPYQSETDLAKEDEKTTVPTTNDNQERRKVSDDYKDLFSDLMPDDEKDLILSDDSEGISMEQ from the exons GAGTGGCTAAAAGATTTGTGTAAAAAGAATAAGTGGAGTCACAAAAATTCCCCCATCATCTGGAGAGAGCTGTTGGATCGTGGAGGAAAGGGTTTGCTTTTGGGAGGATATAACGAGTTCCTGGAACATGCCCAG CTTTACTATGGTGTCACCTCTAGCATGACGACTGAGCTGATGAAGACAGTTGCTCAAGAGAACCTGGGGACACATATAGAAAAAGAACTGGAGAAAGAAGCCCTGAAAGGTCTCATCAACTCTTTGCAGGTCTGGATCACCAG TGCATCAGCTCCTGCCTGCTACAACCTAATCCCCATCTTGACAAGCGGTGAAGTGTTCGGACCGCACACAGAAATTAGCATAAACCTATTTGACAGtaagcaggcagaagaaaaactCACAAGCCTCGTGGAAGAGGCTCAGGACCTGGCGTCGCCCTTGCTCCGGAGTGTGTCCGTCTGCACCCGAGAGGAGGAGGCCTTCCGCCAGGCCCACGTGATCATCGTCCTCGACGACCACGTGGAGAAGGAGGTGTACAGTTTGGAAGACTGCATCCGCAGCAGGGCTCCTCTGTGTCAGCTCTACGGGACCCTGATTGAGAGAAATGCTCGTGATTCCGCCAGAATTATTGTGGGAGGAAAAACCTTTGTGAATCTCAAAACGGCTTTGCTTATGAGATACGCCCCAAACTTTGCCCACAATATCATCGCTGTGGCCTTGGGCGTGGAAGGAAAAGCGAAGGCAGCGCTGGCCAGGAAACTGAAAACGACTCCCTCAC GCATCAAAGATGTGATAATTTGGGGTAATATTAGTGGAAATAACTACATCGATCTGAGAAAAGCCAAGGTTTACAGATATGAGAGTGCTATTTGGGGACCTCCTGACTATTCACGCCCTGTTTTAAGCCTGATTTTTGATAG AGAGTGGGTAACCAGAGAATTTGTGGTAAGTCTTAAAAAGTTGACCTCCACAGGAAGACGATTCGGAGGCATCTTAGCTGCACACAGTATAGCCACTACGTTGAAATACTGGTTCTATGGCTCACCCCCTGGGGAGATTGTGTCTTTAGGGGTATTGAGTGAAG GCCAGTTTGGTATTCCTGAAGGGATTGTCTTTTCAATGCCTGTGAAATTTGAGAATGGAACTTGGGTGGTTCTTACAGATCTCGAAGATATTGAAATAAGTGAACAAATAATGACCAGAATGACAAGTGATCTAATTCAG GAGAAACTTGTTGCACTTGGAGAGTTGGTGGATTTTCAGCCATACCAATCAG AAACTGACTTAGCCAAGGAAGATGAAAAGACTACCGTACCCACCACAAATGACAACCAGGAACGTCGGAAAGTCTCAGATG ACTATAAAGATTTGTTTTCTGATCTAATGCCGGATGATGAAAAAGATCTAATTTTGTCAGATG atTCTGAAGGCATATCTATGGAACAGTAA
- the MDH1B gene encoding putative malate dehydrogenase 1B isoform X2, with protein sequence MAKFVLAGRADCPYYAKAELVADYLQKNLPDFRIHKITQHPDVWEEWLKDLCKKNKWSHKNSPIIWRELLDRGGKGLLLGGYNEFLEHAQLYYGVTSSMTTELMKTVAQENLGTHIEKELEKEALKGLINSLQVWITSASAPACYNLIPILTSGEVFGPHTEISINLFDSKQAEEKLTSLVEEAQDLASPLLRSVSVCTREEEAFRQAHVIIVLDDHVEKEVYSLEDCIRSRAPLCQLYGTLIERNARDSARIIVGGKTFVNLKTALLMRYAPNFAHNIIAVALGVEGKAKAALARKLKTTPSRIKDVIIWGNISGNNYIDLRKAKVYRYESAIWGPPDYSRPVLSLIFDREWVTREFVVSLKKLTSTGRRFGGILAAHSIATTLKYWFYGSPPGEIVSLGVLSEGQFGIPEGIVFSMPVKFENGTWVVLTDLEDIEISEQIMTRMTSDLIQEKLVALGELVDFQPYQSENLIRNMKIQTNKFTYRKAVKHLLRAQHPFLLLVFMEYRLN encoded by the exons GAGTGGCTAAAAGATTTGTGTAAAAAGAATAAGTGGAGTCACAAAAATTCCCCCATCATCTGGAGAGAGCTGTTGGATCGTGGAGGAAAGGGTTTGCTTTTGGGAGGATATAACGAGTTCCTGGAACATGCCCAG CTTTACTATGGTGTCACCTCTAGCATGACGACTGAGCTGATGAAGACAGTTGCTCAAGAGAACCTGGGGACACATATAGAAAAAGAACTGGAGAAAGAAGCCCTGAAAGGTCTCATCAACTCTTTGCAGGTCTGGATCACCAG TGCATCAGCTCCTGCCTGCTACAACCTAATCCCCATCTTGACAAGCGGTGAAGTGTTCGGACCGCACACAGAAATTAGCATAAACCTATTTGACAGtaagcaggcagaagaaaaactCACAAGCCTCGTGGAAGAGGCTCAGGACCTGGCGTCGCCCTTGCTCCGGAGTGTGTCCGTCTGCACCCGAGAGGAGGAGGCCTTCCGCCAGGCCCACGTGATCATCGTCCTCGACGACCACGTGGAGAAGGAGGTGTACAGTTTGGAAGACTGCATCCGCAGCAGGGCTCCTCTGTGTCAGCTCTACGGGACCCTGATTGAGAGAAATGCTCGTGATTCCGCCAGAATTATTGTGGGAGGAAAAACCTTTGTGAATCTCAAAACGGCTTTGCTTATGAGATACGCCCCAAACTTTGCCCACAATATCATCGCTGTGGCCTTGGGCGTGGAAGGAAAAGCGAAGGCAGCGCTGGCCAGGAAACTGAAAACGACTCCCTCAC GCATCAAAGATGTGATAATTTGGGGTAATATTAGTGGAAATAACTACATCGATCTGAGAAAAGCCAAGGTTTACAGATATGAGAGTGCTATTTGGGGACCTCCTGACTATTCACGCCCTGTTTTAAGCCTGATTTTTGATAG AGAGTGGGTAACCAGAGAATTTGTGGTAAGTCTTAAAAAGTTGACCTCCACAGGAAGACGATTCGGAGGCATCTTAGCTGCACACAGTATAGCCACTACGTTGAAATACTGGTTCTATGGCTCACCCCCTGGGGAGATTGTGTCTTTAGGGGTATTGAGTGAAG GCCAGTTTGGTATTCCTGAAGGGATTGTCTTTTCAATGCCTGTGAAATTTGAGAATGGAACTTGGGTGGTTCTTACAGATCTCGAAGATATTGAAATAAGTGAACAAATAATGACCAGAATGACAAGTGATCTAATTCAG GAGAAACTTGTTGCACTTGGAGAGTTGGTGGATTTTCAGCCATACCAATCAG AAAATCTcatcagaaatatgaaaatacaaacaaataaattcaCTTACAGAAAGGCAGTCAAGCACCTTCTGAGAGCCCAACATCCCTTCCTTCTACTAGTGTTTATGGAGTATCGACT AAACTGA
- the MDH1B gene encoding putative malate dehydrogenase 1B isoform X3 — protein MTTELMKTVAQENLGTHIEKELEKEALKGLINSLQVWITSASAPACYNLIPILTSGEVFGPHTEISINLFDSKQAEEKLTSLVEEAQDLASPLLRSVSVCTREEEAFRQAHVIIVLDDHVEKEVYSLEDCIRSRAPLCQLYGTLIERNARDSARIIVGGKTFVNLKTALLMRYAPNFAHNIIAVALGVEGKAKAALARKLKTTPSRIKDVIIWGNISGNNYIDLRKAKVYRYESAIWGPPDYSRPVLSLIFDREWVTREFVVSLKKLTSTGRRFGGILAAHSIATTLKYWFYGSPPGEIVSLGVLSEGQFGIPEGIVFSMPVKFENGTWVVLTDLEDIEISEQIMTRMTSDLIQEKLVALGELVDFQPYQSETDLAKEDEKTTVPTTNDNQERRKVSDDYKDLFSDLMPDDEKDLILSDDSEGISMEQ, from the exons ATGACGACTGAGCTGATGAAGACAGTTGCTCAAGAGAACCTGGGGACACATATAGAAAAAGAACTGGAGAAAGAAGCCCTGAAAGGTCTCATCAACTCTTTGCAGGTCTGGATCACCAG TGCATCAGCTCCTGCCTGCTACAACCTAATCCCCATCTTGACAAGCGGTGAAGTGTTCGGACCGCACACAGAAATTAGCATAAACCTATTTGACAGtaagcaggcagaagaaaaactCACAAGCCTCGTGGAAGAGGCTCAGGACCTGGCGTCGCCCTTGCTCCGGAGTGTGTCCGTCTGCACCCGAGAGGAGGAGGCCTTCCGCCAGGCCCACGTGATCATCGTCCTCGACGACCACGTGGAGAAGGAGGTGTACAGTTTGGAAGACTGCATCCGCAGCAGGGCTCCTCTGTGTCAGCTCTACGGGACCCTGATTGAGAGAAATGCTCGTGATTCCGCCAGAATTATTGTGGGAGGAAAAACCTTTGTGAATCTCAAAACGGCTTTGCTTATGAGATACGCCCCAAACTTTGCCCACAATATCATCGCTGTGGCCTTGGGCGTGGAAGGAAAAGCGAAGGCAGCGCTGGCCAGGAAACTGAAAACGACTCCCTCAC GCATCAAAGATGTGATAATTTGGGGTAATATTAGTGGAAATAACTACATCGATCTGAGAAAAGCCAAGGTTTACAGATATGAGAGTGCTATTTGGGGACCTCCTGACTATTCACGCCCTGTTTTAAGCCTGATTTTTGATAG AGAGTGGGTAACCAGAGAATTTGTGGTAAGTCTTAAAAAGTTGACCTCCACAGGAAGACGATTCGGAGGCATCTTAGCTGCACACAGTATAGCCACTACGTTGAAATACTGGTTCTATGGCTCACCCCCTGGGGAGATTGTGTCTTTAGGGGTATTGAGTGAAG GCCAGTTTGGTATTCCTGAAGGGATTGTCTTTTCAATGCCTGTGAAATTTGAGAATGGAACTTGGGTGGTTCTTACAGATCTCGAAGATATTGAAATAAGTGAACAAATAATGACCAGAATGACAAGTGATCTAATTCAG GAGAAACTTGTTGCACTTGGAGAGTTGGTGGATTTTCAGCCATACCAATCAG AAACTGACTTAGCCAAGGAAGATGAAAAGACTACCGTACCCACCACAAATGACAACCAGGAACGTCGGAAAGTCTCAGATG ACTATAAAGATTTGTTTTCTGATCTAATGCCGGATGATGAAAAAGATCTAATTTTGTCAGATG atTCTGAAGGCATATCTATGGAACAGTAA